CAGCGAGTCGGCCTCGTGCCGGCCGATCCGATGCGGATGAGCGCGGACCGAAAGCTTCGCCGTGTCGCAAATCTTTCGCGCCACCTGTGAGCTGACGCGCGAGAAGCTGCCGGTCAGAAATTGCGACAAGGTCGGCGCCTTCGAGTCCTTGAGCATCGTGACCAGCATGCCCAGCTCGATACCGTACGGGTGCGGTTTGATCTCCTTGGGCTCGACCGGCAGTGTCTCGGCCGAGCGCGCGTAGTCGTGCGTTTGATCTTCGGGGTCGAGGTAGTGGAACGTCGCGTGCGGGTTCGCGATCGCGGTTTGCTCCAGATAATCGTCCACGCTGCCGCGGCCGCGCGTGTAGCGGGCTTCGAGTTCGATCGTCACCCGCGTGCCGTGATCCTGCGGCACCCACTCGATGCCGTGCTTCTCGATCGCCTTGGCTCCCGCCTCGCCCGGCGGAATGTCGACCCCTTCCCCCTTGCCGTTGAGGATCTCGGGCTTGTTCTTTTTTGTGTCGATCTGGATTTCGAAGTAGTGCGCCGGCTTCTTCGGCGACACTTTGGAAATGATCTTCACCGGTTTGCCGGTCGTCAGTACGCCGTACATGCCGGCGGCGCTGATGCCGATGCCTTGCTGGCCGCGGCTCATCCGCAGACGGTGGAATTTCGAGCCGTACAAGAGCTTGCCGAAGATGTTCGCGATCTGCGTCTTCAGAATGCCCGGCCCGTTGTCCTGCACGCCGACCTTGAAGCGCGACGGCCCGGTCTGCTGAATGTGGACCCAGATCTCGGGGAGGATGCCGGCCTCTTCACAGGCGTCGAGCGAGTTGTCGACGGCCTCTTTCACGGTGGTGAGCAGGGCCTTGCGCGGGTTGTCGAAGCCGAGCAGGTGCCGGTTCTTGGCAAAGAACTCGCTGACCGAGATATCGCGCTGGCTGGCGGCCATCGACTCGGCCGTGGCACGCCGTTTGGTGCGGCCGCCACGTTCGGGCTTCTCGGCATGGCCGTTGCTCTCGGCGGGGTGTTCGGAGGCGACGTCGGCTGCGGTTGATTCTTCGGCGGCCTGTGATTCCTCCGCGGCCGCGAGTTTTCTCTCCGCGTCGAGAGGGGCGTCCGTCGCCCCGTTGCGTGAGGGATGCTTGGGTGCCTTCCTGGGCTTAACGCGTGACAACGCGGACCTCCACAGTTGCGCGGGTGCTCGATGCAAAGATGGGTCGAATGAGGCGACTCTTCGGGCGCGAGGTTTCACGAGCCGAAATGAAGCCTGACGGTCGTTCCGACCGTAGCGATTATAGCGGTTGTCCGGAGGACTTTATAGGCGGCTTTCTCCTTACCAGCCGTAGACTTCCGTCGATTGAGAAATCCCTCATACAAAGACTAACCCGGCGCTCTCGGCATGGCCGAATCTGTTGTTGGGCTGAGCCGGCGGCGTCGATTCCGACGCACGGTGAACGGCCCAGAGGCGCATGGTCAATCCCGCGACCAGCACGCCTCGAAAGTCCGAGATGCCGACCTGAGACCCACAGGAAGGAGCGTTCCCGCCATGCGAGTCCCCACCTTGCGCTTTGCCACGGTCGCGGCCGCGATCCTCATCGCCTGCGCCATCGTAAGCGAAGCGCGCGTTCAAGCGTCCGACGGATTGCTCGCTCCGCGGCCGCGCTATGACCTGTTCTACAACTTCTATGTCGGTCCGAGCATCTACGGAGGCCAGCCTGCCCAGTTGTATGTCTCCCCGCGCCCCACGCCCGAATTCGTGGGCCACACCTACATCACGTACCAGCCGCTGATGCCGCACGAGTTTCTCTATAAGCACTGCCGGTGCTACTGCCGCTACAACGTTGTCGATTGTGGCATGACCAAGACAAAGGTCTGCTGGTGGTAGTCCGGCGTGTTTTGCGGCCGACGTCTTCCTGACCCCCCGCTCGGCAGGAAGACGTGGAAAGGATTCCCCCGACTCATGACGCGAAATCTCCAACTAATGTCGTTGGCCTTGGCCATCGGCGCCATCGCGCCGGCCATTGTCCGTGCCGATCCGCCGTGCAATTGCCAAGCCGGGCAATGCGCGGTGCCCAGCTACAATCCCGCGCAATACAACGGCTGCTGTCCTCAAGGCGCGCCCCGCGCTTGCGGAAAAAGCGGCTGCACGACCGGACAGTATGGCGCCGGTTGCTACGGATACGGTGCATGCCCGCCGCTAAAACATCCTTGTTACCTGAATTGCGCGGCGAACGAAGCCTATCGTGCCTCGCTCACCAACTGGCACGGCGCCTACTGCGCCGTCGATTGGGGTACGCCCGTGGCGCTTGTCTGCCCGCCGAATGCCGGTCGTCAGACGAAGTACAACTGGGGCGTGACCAACACGCAAGTCGTGCCGATCAGTCACCAGTTTGGACGCAACTATCCCGGCCCTGGCGTCGCGGGTGGTGGCGTTGGATTCCTGCCGACGCCGATCTGGCCCAATTCTACGGACCAGTTCGGCATCTACTACGTTCGCGGTCCCTGGTAGACCCCACGGAGCACGAACGCCCGCCCGTCGATCCCGCCGAGAAGAGAACAGGGCGACTCGACCACTCACCCACGGTCGAGCCGCCCTGTGTGTTTTTGCGAATCGCAACTAACGCCTCAACGACTCACTTCGCGGAGAGCGCCGCTTCGATCGCCTTAGTGACTTCCGGCGCGTCGGGCTTCACCGTCGGGGCGAAGCGATTCACGATGTTGCCGTTGCGGTCGAGCAGGAACTTCTCGAAGTTCCACCTGATATCGCCCGGGAACTTCGGATCGGTCTCGGACGAGGTCAGGAACTTATAGAGAGGGCATTGGCCTTCGCCCTTGACCACGACCTTCGAGAACATGTCGAACTTCACGCCATAATTCTTCGTGCAGAACTCCGAGATCTCGCTATCCGTTCCGGGCTCCTGGGCGCCGAATTCATTGGCCGGGAAACCGAGCACGGCCAGGCCCTGATCGGCGTACTTTTCGTGCAGCGCTTCGAGCTGCTTGTACTGCGGCGTCAGCCCGCACTGGCTGGCCACGTTGACGATCATCACGACCTTGCCCTGGTATTTCGAGAGATCGACGGGCTTGCCGTTGAGCGACTTCATCTGGAAGTTCAATGCGGGGGCCACGTTCTCCGCTCCTTGGGCCAATCCGGATGCCAGGGCAACGATCGCCACGGCAGCGAGCGTTCCGGTCAGGTGCGACAGCGTTTTACGCATGGCAGGTTTCTCCTCGGGGATTCTGGGGGCAGGGTTTAAAGTAGCGGAACTTTGCGGGCTGTCCGCATATCTGCTGGCTACTAATACGTCGCTCGACGGCTGCGGGATTCTTCCCGCTTCCAGCACGGCGTGGCAGCCCTACGAATCTAACTCCCTCACAAGCACTTCGCCAGCAAGCAGTCTGTGACGGTCTTCGACGCCGAAATCTGCAGGGTGCCCTGTGGGATTAGCACAGTACTTGCGGTCATGGTGCCCACAGGGCACCCTGCAGTCCGGGCATTAGGCCGGCTACAGAAGCGGGGCCGAAACGGCCAATTGTCCACAGGCTGTTAGTCGAACCACTCGTCGGCCGGGTCGAATTTGGGCATCGAGATCACGAGCACCGTCATGCGTCCCACGGCCCGATGGCGGCATCCTGGCCGAATGAGCACCGACATCCCTGGATGGACGGCAATCAGGTCCTCGTCGAGCTGCATCTTGGCGTCGGCGGCGCACTCGAGGATGTAATACGTCTCGGTGTGCTCGCGGTGATAGTGCAACTGCGCGTCGGCCGAGATTTCGGTGCGATGGACGGTGGCTGGAAAGTCAGTCACGTCGGCGAAGGCGCGGCGGGCCTGGCCGCACGGGCATGGCACGGGGGCAATCTGCGTCAAGTCTGCCAGTTCGTAGCGACGCAACCTTGTTTGCGGCATATGACGAGCCCTTCTCACGCTTAGTCCACGCGGCGGTCGCCCCGCGCCATGTTGTTTGAGCACAGCAGCTTCCAGCGCACAAAGCTAATCCGCGGCGTGGACAAAATCCATCCGCGCGCACCCTCGTGCCACCATCGCGCGATGGCACTATGACCGTCAAGGCTTGGCCACCTTGCCGTCACGGAAATCTTTGCGCATTGGGAGCGTTAAGCCATTTGCTGAAAATTACTTCCGCTCGCTCAAGGGGTTTCCAGAGTGCTGCCGATACCGCTAGTGTCCCTCACCGAGGAACACCTGCCCGCAAAGGCAAGTCAGGGAGTCATTGAGCAGCCGCCAGTTATTAATCGAGCCAAGGAATGGTTCGACGGCCTCGATGCAAGAACGGTTTTGAACTGCGGGTTCCGACCCAGCTGCCCTGCTCGCGACCGCCAACTACACCCACCGCGAAACACGGTTCTCCCCCGACGGAAGAACCACCCACACAAACGAGCGATCAACCGCTCGACCCAGCACGGTGTAACCCGTGGCGTTCGTCAGTACGGCAAGCACTGCCGCCCTCAGTTCGTTGCAAAGGAGACGTTGGTCGATGAAATGGAACATGATTTTTGGAGCGCTTGTTCTTAGCGTAGGCTTGTGTAGCCAGAGCTTCGGCTTCGAGCTCCTGGATCGCATGCTCGGCTACCGCTCGGGTGGCTGTGGCGGGTGCAACACCTGCTGCAGCAGCTGCTGCGAACCGACTTGCTGTGCGGCCGAGCCGACCTGCTGTGCCGCTGAACCCGCTTGCTGCGCTGCTGAGCCGACCTGCTGCGAAGCGCCGGCCTGCGGTGGCTGCGACAGCTGCTGCAACTCGGGCTGCGGTGGCTGCCACAAGCACTGCGGTCTGTTCGGTGGTTTCAAGGGCCTGTTCGCTTGCCACAGCTGCTGCAAGTCGAGCTGCTGTGCCTCGAGCTGCTGCGAGCCGACCTGCTGCGAAGCCGCTGCTTGCGAACCCGCTTGCTGCGCTGCTGAGCCGACCTGCTGCGAAGCCCCGGCCTGCAATAGCTGCTGCAACACGGGCTGCTGCAAGAAGAAGTGCTGCGGTGGTTTGCTAGGTGGCCTGTTCCACTGCCGTAAGTCGTGCTGCAACACCTGCAATAGCTGCTGCGAGAGCAACAGCTGCTGCGGAAACGGCTGTGCCGGTGGCTGCAGCAGCTGCGGTGGCGGTGCGGCTGCCGAGTCGGGCAGCGACGTCCCCCCCGCTCCTCCGGTTGCCGATCAGTCGGCTTCCGTCCAGGGCAAGCGTCGCTACGTCCAGACCAGCTCGGTCGCTCGCCGCAACTAAGCCGCGAGTAACCGACAACTACGCGTGAATCCCTCAAGCCTGTCCGGGAGCAATCCCGGGCAGGCTTTTTGTTTGCGCCGAGCGCGAAGAAAATGCAGAAGGCAAAATGATGAATGATGCGTCGAAGAAGCGATGAGCGCGGAGTGATGAGTGATGAACGGGAAGAGAATCTGGCCGCGGTGTCGGACGGCCGCGTGACGCGACAAGCATTTTGCATTGCCTCCGCGC
The DNA window shown above is from Pirellulales bacterium and carries:
- a CDS encoding DNA topoisomerase VI subunit B — protein: MSRVKPRKAPKHPSRNGATDAPLDAERKLAAAEESQAAEESTAADVASEHPAESNGHAEKPERGGRTKRRATAESMAASQRDISVSEFFAKNRHLLGFDNPRKALLTTVKEAVDNSLDACEEAGILPEIWVHIQQTGPSRFKVGVQDNGPGILKTQIANIFGKLLYGSKFHRLRMSRGQQGIGISAAGMYGVLTTGKPVKIISKVSPKKPAHYFEIQIDTKKNKPEILNGKGEGVDIPPGEAGAKAIEKHGIEWVPQDHGTRVTIELEARYTRGRGSVDDYLEQTAIANPHATFHYLDPEDQTHDYARSAETLPVEPKEIKPHPYGIELGMLVTMLKDSKAPTLSQFLTGSFSRVSSQVARKICDTAKLSVRAHPHRIGRHEADSLYQAIQQTKISAPATDCLSPIGEERMLKGLHHVVPAEFYVASTRPPTVYRGNPFQIEVGLAYGGASTAQKISLEALTELLAESDARTLRQFLISTFTGFGAEAADRTLAEAELGTRVTPGKLKPKDIAKLHETLRTVNVEDGQTMNVLRYANRVPLQFQPAACAITQSILQMNWRSYGLSQSRGSLPSGPVTVLAHIASVWVPFTSESKEAVASYPEIQKELRLALQSVGRKLGMYMRRRMRVKQEGERRNIFLRYLGEVAQAVQTINGADKDELYKQLVAVAKRKTAEADVTLDESGKPITEQEDDFGDNVLIIDPATGAPVSAEAKAAEAPAAESTAKPKRSRTKKSS
- a CDS encoding glutathione peroxidase, translating into MRKTLSHLTGTLAAVAIVALASGLAQGAENVAPALNFQMKSLNGKPVDLSKYQGKVVMIVNVASQCGLTPQYKQLEALHEKYADQGLAVLGFPANEFGAQEPGTDSEISEFCTKNYGVKFDMFSKVVVKGEGQCPLYKFLTSSETDPKFPGDIRWNFEKFLLDRNGNIVNRFAPTVKPDAPEVTKAIEAALSAK
- a CDS encoding cupin domain-containing protein; this encodes MPQTRLRRYELADLTQIAPVPCPCGQARRAFADVTDFPATVHRTEISADAQLHYHREHTETYYILECAADAKMQLDEDLIAVHPGMSVLIRPGCRHRAVGRMTVLVISMPKFDPADEWFD